In Plasmodium chabaudi chabaudi strain AS genome assembly, chromosome: 10, a single genomic region encodes these proteins:
- a CDS encoding plasmepsin IX, putative, whose protein sequence is MFFLNFKKLRKNYFLALLTHPTITVLFFIYIFNFVTSDYAHLNKKSNNLPSLKNDQEYNKQNIQPCNSCVNCSVCIHENAEPQDILPLVAVPSRRKYFYEQDRSKDDDLNDFPVEDKINENDERTEYDNDYSQNELSKKKKKMYNFIENHNEMPDMDNDVTDEEYEENMEEENMEEENTTNLESNYENTFNSEKEDSTDSKVILPLQQLKDSQYVGFIQIGNPPQTIRPIFDTGSTNIWIVSTKCKDKTCLKVHRYNHKLSDTFKYYTPRTNLDIMFGTGIIQGTIGIETFKIGPFKIENQSFGLVKREKGTDDKSNVFERINFEGIVGLAFPAMLSTGGNPIYENLMSSYNFPHNEFSIYIGMDNKYSALIFGGVEKKFFEGDIYMFPVVREYYWEIKFDGLYIDHQKFCCDSGSIVYDLKMKDENKHKKKYSMRKYFHKHHFNHKKIWLRKNHHTKRWKREKHFKPLNSDENYLIFDSGTSFNSVPKSEIKYFFKVVPPKECNDDNIDEVIDSYPNLTYVINNMPFTLTPSQYLIRKRNMCKPAFMEIEVSPEYGHAYILGNAAFMKHYYTVYRRGKGNNDSYVGIAKAVHTKENAEYLNSLHKERMEDEE, encoded by the exons atgttttttttaaattttaaaaaattaagaaaaaattatttcttgGCACTTTTAACACACCCAACAATAacagtattattttttatttatatttttaattttgttacaAGTGATTATGCAcatttgaataaaaaatcaaataatttaccttctttaaaaaacgatcaagaatataataaacaaaatatacagCCATGTAACTCTTGTGTAAATTGTTCTGTCTGCATTCATGAAAATGCGGAACCACAG gaCATTCTCCCCTTAGTAGCGGTACCAAGTAGaaggaaatatttttatgaacaagACAGGTCAAAAGACGACGATTTAAACGATTTTCCAGTagaagataaaataaatgaaaatgacgAACGCACAGAGTATGATAACGATTATTCTCAAAACGAattaagtaaaaaaaaaaaaaaaatgtataattttattgaaaatCATAATGAAATGCCAGATATGGATAATGATGTTACGGATGAAgaatatgaagaaaatatggaGGAAGAAAATATGGAGGAAGAAAATACTACCAATTTAGAAtcaaattatgaaaatacatTTAATTCGGAAAAGGAAGACTCAACAGATAGCAAAGTCATTTTACCTCTACAACAGTTGAAAGAT agcCAATATGTTGGTTTTATACAAATAGGAAACCCTCCCCAAACAATCAGACCAATTTTCGATACTGGGAGCAC GAATATATGGATTGTTAGCACTAAATGCAAAGACAAAACATGCCTAAAAGTACATCGTTATAACCACAAATTATCCGATACCTTTAAATATTACACCCCACGAACCAATTTAGATATTATG TTTGGAACCGGAATAATTCAGGGAACAATTGGGATCGAGACATTCAAAATTGGTCcatttaaaattgaaaatcaATCCTTTGGATTAGTAAAACGTGAAAAAGGAACTGATGATAAATCAAATGTTTTCGAACGAATTAATTTTGAAGGTATTGTAGGATTAGCATTTCCTGCAATGCTTTCTACTGGTGGAAATccaatatatgaaaatttaatgtctagttataattttccacataatgaattttcaatatatattggaatggataataaatattcagctttaatttttggaggagttgaaaaaaaattttttgaaggagatatatatatgtttccAGTTGTAAGAGAATATTATtgggaaataaaatttgatggattatatatagatcATCAAAAATTTTGTTGTGATAGTGGTTCAATTGTttatgatttaaaaatgaaagatgaaaataaacacaaaaaaaaatattccatgcgaaaatattttcacaaACATCATTttaatcataaaaaaatatggctACGAAAGAATCATCATACTAAACGTTGGAAAAGAGAAAAACATTTCAAGCCCTTGAATTCcgatgaaaattatttaatattcgACTCTGGAACTTCATTTAATAGTGTCCCTAAGTCGGAAATcaaatacttttttaaagttGTCCCTCCCAAG GAATGTAACGATGATAATATTGACGAAGTTATAGATAGTTACCCCAACTTAACCTATGTTATC AATAACATGCCCTTTACATTGACACCATCCCAATATTTGATTCGAAAACGCAATATGTGTAAACCCGCATTTATGGAAATTGAAGTTTCTCCAGAATATGGACATGCATACATTTTAGGAAATGCAGCATTCATGAAACATTATTATACTGTCTACAGACGAGGAAAGGGCAATAATGATTCATAt GTTGGAATAGCTAAAGCTGTGCATACAAAGGAAAACGcagaatatttaaattcgCTACACAAGGAAAGGATGGAAGACGAAGAatag
- a CDS encoding serine/threonine protein phosphatase 2A activator, putative: MEDPNLSFKITNDEGVQKFMNSQTYQDIVNFISDLNKSVIGVEMKPLDKFILKTENNSNNTNTDNILFLSKNVYNILQLIKSMNGCIDKCPPIKHPTRFGNKAFPIFCDEYYKEVDHQLPNILNESGISNISEHTYQLSFYLKNSIGNKKRIDYGTGHELNFLLFLFCLNKLTFFSTPDHKHLVLVLYRQYLECVRRIQVIYTVEPAGSRGAWGLDDFQFLVFLFGAAQLSYNKEIQTNDVEKKELVELWAPKYLYFDALKYILMLKHAPFHESSQMLYDISGVKTWEKICSGLLKMYQAEIIQKRQILQHILFGKLIDF, from the exons atggaGGATCCTAATTTGAGTTTCAAAATAACAAATGATGAAGGGGTacaaaaatttatgaacaGCCAAACATATCAAGACATAGTTAATTTCATATCTGATTTAAACAAATCGGTTATTGGTGTTGAGATGAAACCTTtagataaatttattttaaaaacagaaaataattcaaacaATACGAATAcagataatatattatttttatcaaaaaatgtatataatatattacaacTAATTAAAAGTATGAATGGATGCATAGATAAATGTCCACCCATAAAACATCCTACTCGATTTGGAAATAAAGCTTTCCCAATTTTTTGTGACgaatattataaagaaGTTGACCATCAATTACcaaacattttaaatgaGTCAGGAATTTCAAATATTTCTGAACATACATATcaattatcattttatttaaaaaattcgattggaaataaaaaaaggattGATTATGGAACTGGACatgaattaaattttttactttttcttttttgtttaaacaaattgacttttttttctaccCCCGATCATAAACACTTAGTCCTTGTCTTATATCGACA GTACTTAGAATGTGTACGAAGAATTCAAGTAATATATACAGTTGAACCAGCTGGAAGTAGAGGGGCATGGGGGTTAGATGATTTTCAATtccttgtttttttatttggtgCTGCTCAactttcatataataaagaaatacaaACAAATGAC GTCGAGAAAAAAGAACTGGTTGAACTATGGGCACCAAAATATTTGTACTTTGACGCgctaaaatatatactaatg TTGAAGCATGCCCCTTTCCATGAATCATCTCAAATGTTGTATGACATATCAGGAGTAAAGACATG ggaaaaaatatgctcGGGTTTACTTAAAATGTATCAAGCTGAAATAATTCAGAAGCGACAAATATTgcaacatattttatttggaaAATTAATTGACTTTTAA